The Prionailurus viverrinus isolate Anna chromosome B4, UM_Priviv_1.0, whole genome shotgun sequence genome has a window encoding:
- the YAF2 gene encoding YY1-associated factor 2 isoform X3, whose product MNFSTNPRNSTERYIFKDKKETGFLTKPRPVSQLVAQQVTQQFVPPTQSKKEKKDKVEKEKSEKETTSKKNSHKKTRPRLKNVDRSSAQHLEVTVGDLTVIITDFKEKTKSPPASSAASADQHSQSGSSSDNTERGMSRSSSPRGEASSLNGESH is encoded by the exons ATGAATTTTTCCACAAACCCAAGAAACAGTACAGAACGTTACATTTTTAAGGACAAAAAGGAAACAGGGTTTCTCAC GAAACCTCGACCTGTCTCCCAGTTGGTTGCACAGCAGGTTACCCAGCAGTTTGTGCCCCCTACAcagtcaaagaaagagaaaaaagataaagtagaaaaagaaaagagtgaaaaggaAACAACTAGCAAAAAGAACAGTCATAAGAAAACCAG GCCAAGATTGAAAAACGTGGATCGGAGTAGTGCTCAGCATTTGGAAGTTACCGTTGGAGATCTGACAGTCATTATTACAGACTTTAAGGAGAAAACGAAGTCACCGCCTGCATCTAGTGCTGCTTCTGCAGATCAACACAGTCAGAGTGGGTCTAGCTCTGATAACACAGAGAGGGGAATGTCCAGGTCATCTTCACCCAGAGGAGAAGCCTCATCACTGAATGGAGAATctcattaa